A single region of the Desulfovibrio desulfuricans DSM 642 genome encodes:
- a CDS encoding FAD-binding oxidoreductase gives MTGEFLTSLTPEHKKFLVDLFKDGVSFDPKVLRVYASDASLLTGTVLAMVRPESAGQLCEFMRWADAEHVAVHPRGRGTSLSGGCVPTVPGIVVSMLGMDKIIEINKEDFVAVVEPGVNTALLQAECEKLGMFYPPDPASGKATSVGGNVITCAGGLRAVKYGVTRDYVLGLEAVLPGGELVKFGGRSHKDVIGLDLGRLFVGSEGTLGIVTRLILKLLPRPEASASVLVGYPSLDAALASMSKVFAAGILPCAVEFMNETVLEILARTGEVPWPDSVKSLLLFQVDGSKETVPLENARLANQLDDALWRMEGVGKQEEDKLWAYRRRVSAASYVLGPDRIGGDMAVPRGSILKAVRRFEEIAASNGKRLIAFGHAGDGNIHANLHYDASDADDARRTQKTHHELDAAALECGGSLSGEHGGGCLKEVGKQLGQKEHALMLRLRRVFDPNGILNPGKGY, from the coding sequence ATGACAGGGGAATTTCTGACCTCGCTCACCCCTGAGCACAAGAAGTTTCTTGTGGATCTGTTCAAGGACGGCGTGTCCTTTGACCCCAAGGTGCTGCGCGTTTACGCATCCGATGCCAGCCTGCTTACGGGTACGGTGCTGGCCATGGTTCGGCCCGAGAGTGCCGGGCAGTTGTGCGAATTTATGCGATGGGCAGATGCGGAGCATGTGGCCGTGCACCCGCGCGGGCGCGGCACCAGCCTTTCCGGCGGCTGCGTGCCCACGGTTCCCGGCATTGTGGTTTCCATGCTGGGCATGGATAAAATCATCGAAATCAATAAGGAAGATTTTGTTGCCGTGGTGGAGCCGGGCGTTAATACGGCTCTGCTTCAGGCCGAGTGCGAAAAGCTGGGCATGTTTTACCCGCCGGATCCGGCCAGCGGCAAGGCAACCAGCGTTGGCGGCAATGTCATCACCTGCGCCGGGGGCCTGCGCGCCGTAAAATACGGCGTTACCCGCGATTACGTGCTTGGCCTGGAGGCCGTGTTGCCCGGCGGCGAACTGGTGAAGTTCGGGGGCCGCTCCCACAAGGATGTCATAGGCCTTGACCTCGGGCGGCTCTTTGTGGGCAGCGAGGGCACCCTTGGCATTGTGACCAGGCTTATTCTCAAGCTTTTGCCCAGGCCCGAGGCCTCGGCATCGGTGCTTGTGGGTTATCCTTCGCTGGATGCCGCCCTGGCCTCCATGAGCAAGGTTTTTGCCGCAGGTATCCTGCCCTGCGCGGTGGAATTCATGAATGAAACCGTGCTGGAAATCCTTGCCAGAACCGGCGAGGTGCCGTGGCCGGACAGCGTCAAATCGCTGCTGCTGTTTCAGGTGGACGGCAGCAAGGAGACTGTGCCGCTGGAGAATGCCCGTCTCGCCAACCAGCTTGATGACGCCCTGTGGCGTATGGAAGGCGTGGGCAAGCAAGAGGAAGACAAACTGTGGGCCTACAGACGCAGGGTTTCGGCAGCCTCCTATGTACTCGGGCCAGACCGCATCGGCGGCGACATGGCCGTGCCGCGCGGCTCCATTCTCAAGGCCGTGCGCAGATTTGAAGAAATTGCCGCCAGCAACGGCAAGCGCCTTATCGCCTTTGGGCATGCTGGCGATGGCAACATCCACGCCAATCTGCATTACGATGCCTCTGACGCTGACGATGCCCGCCGCACACAGAAAACCCATCACGAACTGGATGCGGCAGCCCTTGAATGTGGCGGCAGCCTTTCTGGCGAGCACGGCGGCGGATGCCTGAAAGAAGTTGGCAAACAGCTCGGGCAGAAGGAACATGCCCTCATGCTGCGCTTGCGCCGTGTCTTTGATCCCAACGGTATTCTCAATCCCGGCAAGGGGTACTGA
- a CDS encoding transglutaminase-like cysteine peptidase, whose product MPKLRYSKFALVAALSGGMAALLVCLLFWVNGWNPAQAGSLNLQPRAAIGNAEVSEPPAVSSAAAENNAAPSVAATDQASTGAEQNGSNGANSALPTADQQPEQQPGLQSGQQSGPQTIQQADADSSVQPQTDADSAEQPPSPESSQQTGKPDSSAAVNAPAKVATPDAAKGAAQSAAQPAAPAHDSKVQLFGTVEFKRPLSTLPGWLDLLKRNQMDPIFIPGKVFKKGVTWDTFKSKAPVNNKMELLRYVNSFWNTWPYVEDIVNWRQEDYWEIPAEFLKKSGDCEDYSIIKYFTLKELGIPPESMRVVVVRDTIRNFAHAVLVVYLNDDAFILDNLSNSVLSHTKVRQYSPQYSVSEFGRWAHLKGRKID is encoded by the coding sequence ATGCCAAAACTTCGATACTCCAAATTTGCACTGGTCGCGGCCCTCTCCGGGGGCATGGCGGCCCTTTTGGTGTGTCTGCTGTTCTGGGTAAATGGCTGGAACCCCGCCCAGGCTGGTTCGCTCAATCTTCAACCACGCGCAGCCATTGGCAATGCCGAAGTTTCCGAGCCGCCAGCCGTGTCTTCCGCCGCTGCGGAAAACAATGCGGCACCGTCTGTTGCAGCAACTGATCAGGCGAGCACGGGGGCTGAACAGAACGGCAGCAATGGGGCAAACTCCGCTTTGCCCACTGCTGATCAGCAGCCAGAGCAGCAGCCAGGGCTGCAATCGGGCCAGCAATCTGGCCCCCAGACAATCCAGCAGGCAGACGCTGATTCCAGCGTTCAGCCTCAGACGGACGCCGATAGCGCAGAGCAGCCCCCATCCCCTGAATCATCGCAACAAACTGGAAAGCCTGATTCTTCCGCCGCAGTCAACGCCCCCGCCAAGGTCGCGACGCCGGATGCCGCAAAAGGCGCGGCGCAATCCGCAGCACAGCCCGCAGCGCCTGCGCATGATTCCAAGGTGCAGCTTTTCGGCACTGTGGAGTTCAAACGCCCCTTATCCACTCTGCCGGGCTGGCTTGATCTGCTCAAGCGCAACCAGATGGATCCCATATTCATACCCGGCAAGGTGTTCAAAAAGGGCGTTACCTGGGACACGTTCAAGTCCAAAGCCCCGGTGAACAACAAGATGGAACTGCTGCGCTACGTAAATTCTTTCTGGAATACGTGGCCCTATGTGGAAGATATCGTCAACTGGCGGCAGGAAGATTATTGGGAAATTCCTGCGGAATTTCTGAAAAAGTCTGGCGACTGCGAAGACTATTCCATTATCAAGTATTTTACTCTTAAGGAATTGGGCATTCCGCCCGAAAGCATGCGTGTTGTTGTTGTGCGCGACACAATCAGAAATTTTGCCCATGCTGTTCTGGTGGTGTACCTGAACGACGATGCCTTTATTCTGGATAATCTCAGTAATTCAGTGCTTTCGCACACCAAGGTGCGGCAGTACAGCCCGCAGTATTCGGTCAGTGAATTCGGTCGGTGGGCCCATTTGAAGGGCCGCAAGATAGACTAA
- a CDS encoding (Fe-S)-binding protein, with product MKRGCTQCGECLNVCPVYALYKREEYAPKGKRLLLEQIDPEFGGSLDSSLPWEDIRELARLCAGCERCQQACARKLSTSDLLAEARARNPHWTQTLWDMWIRRAGPLWPMAGKIAMLAPDSIIPGVLRSSVETARALVDLEPCEPWMTLRPSQKVSGVRVALFSGCTAKNARPRWISNARQLLAGWGYDLVDIADFACCGGTLHHAGQLGALAEVRERNLELWRKAGKPLIASFCASCKHSLDSYTAVMSAEEGKEWKQKCVGLSSLLVEPQISPTGKAPAAVGYHQPCHWGTADPDLPLLTAGLPGLKKGTGLCCGMGGILKMSNPDLSADMARKCLEGFASEIRHIVTGCSGCVMQLSAAGGKDVQVRHWLDVAALADSGT from the coding sequence ATGAAACGCGGCTGTACGCAATGCGGCGAATGCCTGAACGTCTGCCCTGTGTACGCGCTCTACAAGCGCGAGGAATACGCGCCCAAGGGCAAGCGACTGCTTCTGGAGCAGATTGATCCCGAGTTTGGCGGCAGCCTGGATTCGTCCCTGCCCTGGGAGGATATCCGCGAACTGGCGCGCCTCTGCGCAGGGTGCGAGCGGTGTCAGCAGGCCTGCGCGCGTAAGCTTTCCACCAGCGATCTGCTGGCCGAGGCGCGGGCACGTAACCCTCACTGGACGCAAACTCTCTGGGATATGTGGATTCGCCGCGCTGGCCCACTGTGGCCCATGGCGGGAAAAATCGCCATGCTTGCCCCAGATTCCATTATTCCCGGCGTGTTGCGGTCTTCTGTGGAAACCGCCCGCGCGCTGGTTGATCTGGAGCCTTGCGAACCATGGATGACCCTGCGGCCCAGCCAGAAGGTCAGCGGCGTCAGGGTGGCCCTGTTCAGCGGCTGTACGGCAAAAAATGCGCGTCCCCGCTGGATATCCAATGCCCGGCAACTGCTGGCAGGCTGGGGATACGACCTTGTGGACATTGCGGATTTTGCCTGCTGCGGCGGCACGTTGCACCATGCCGGGCAGTTGGGGGCCCTGGCAGAAGTGCGCGAGCGCAATCTTGAACTTTGGCGCAAGGCTGGCAAACCCCTGATTGCAAGCTTTTGCGCTTCGTGCAAGCACAGCCTTGATAGCTACACCGCCGTTATGTCGGCTGAGGAGGGCAAGGAGTGGAAGCAGAAGTGCGTTGGGCTTTCCTCCCTGCTTGTAGAACCGCAGATCAGCCCCACAGGCAAGGCCCCGGCAGCGGTGGGTTATCACCAGCCCTGCCACTGGGGTACTGCTGATCCTGATTTGCCCCTGCTCACGGCGGGGCTGCCGGGCTTGAAAAAAGGCACTGGCCTGTGCTGCGGCATGGGCGGCATATTGAAAATGTCCAACCCCGATCTTTCGGCAGACATGGCGCGCAAATGCCTGGAAGGCTTTGCTTCTGAAATCCGGCACATCGTCACCGGGTGCAGCGGTTGCGTCATGCAGCTTTCAGCTGCGGGGGGCAAGGATGTGCAGGTGCGCCACTGGCTTGATGTGGCTGCACTGGCAGACTCAGGCACTTAG